The Gopherus flavomarginatus isolate rGopFla2 chromosome 4, rGopFla2.mat.asm, whole genome shotgun sequence genomic interval TCAAGCACCACAGATCGTTCATCATATTCAGAAAGTAACTTCTAAATTTCACCCCAATAAAAGCGTAGAGCACAGGGTTCAAACAACAATGGAAGAAGGCCAGGACTTCTGTAATGTACTTTGCAAAGGCTATTTGCTTTTCACTATCACAAAGTTTATTCAATTTACCCATATTTATGGCAGTCACAAGAAGAACCATGTTATATGGTACCTGACAAACCAGGAAAACAGCTACAATTAATACAAGCAGACATATTGCTTTGTTTCTTTTGGAATTCTGAGCTTTCACCAAGCTTTTGACAATGAATGCAGAGCAAAATACCATAAACAGCAGAGGGATAAAAAATCCAAATAGAAGTTGCATACCCAGCAGGAATAATTTAGAGCCAGTACAGAGAAAAAAGGCACTGTGTTCACAAATCTGTTCTGTTTCATTGATGGAGTGGCTGTAGCTTTGACTGAATATGAAAGTGGAACTGGAAATTAAAATTGACAATACCCATACAACCAAACAGATCAGTCTACTGTATGCTAGCATTCTAGCCCGAAGTTTAAATGACTTTGTTGCCTGTACAATAGCAATGTATCGGTCCATACTGATAAAGGCCAAGAGCAGCATACCACAATTGAAGTTGATTGCATAAATACCTCTGGTAATTTTGCATATGAAGTCACCAAAGATCCATTTTTGGGCAGCATAATTCACTGCCCAGAATGGAAGAGTGAGAACAAACAATATGTCTGCTATGGCCATGTTGAAGAGGTATATATCTGTCATACACTTAGGCTTTTTATGTAAAGCAAAGGTCATTACTACAAAGACGTTACCCACTAAGCCCAGGACACACATAATTGAGTATGCAATTGGCAAAAATACTTTTGTGAAGTTTCTGACTTCCTCCTTGTCACATGGTGGTGTAATTTGATAATATTCAAATAGATAGTCTGGATATTGTGTGTAGTTGAGTTCTACCTGCAAAAACAATGTGGGCAGTCAGCGTAAACATTAGTGCTCATTTCTGCAAGTTCTCTCTATTGCATAAACAATAGAGAATTGATGGTACATAAAGGATCAAATACTGCTTTTAGATACATAAATAAAAGTCATGAAAATATTTGGCCCTAACAGTGTTTGAAAGTTAAGCATACAAATACTACTCCCAGCCACTTTTTTTCAAATCCACCTTTTCCTCATCATCCTGACCAGCAAAATTCTTGTGCACTCCAGTGATATGCTGTCAAAACTCTAACAAAGGGCTCCCTCAGAAATGTTCTGCTTCAGTTGGTGATACACACAATGTTCTCTAAATAAAATTCTCTCCCCCCCTGCATACTTGCACTGAGCACAGCTCAGACAATCCAGATCTTTATTGTCTCCTCCAGCATTAGTtctttcccacaactgtgaaaatacaCTATTTTAACAGAAGAAGATTTTTCTTAAAATGACACATGTTTGAAGGAGTCTGGAGAACAGCTGAAAAAtaactcagagactttaaggtcagaagggaccctcatgattatctagtctgacctcctgcacattgcaagccacagaacctcgcccacccactcctgtgataGACCCCTAACtattggctgagttactgaagtcctctaatcatgatttaaagacttcaagttacaaagaatccaccatttacataaCATGGTCCCTAACCTTGAACGTTGTTTTCCCATATTTACAAGTCTTTCTTCTAGCATAGTGTATTTATTGTTTGTCTTGCGCTTTAGCAATATTACCAAGAGCCAATGAAAGATCAGCATTCCTTCTAGCATTCAAATTAGTGCTGTACTCCTTGTAGTATTGTTCATTGAGTTCCTGGAAATATAGTGGCCAATGAGCATAATAAAATCGTAACTGAACTATATGTGGGGGAGATAATCTTCTGGAATAGTCCACAGAACTCCGTATTTAAACTTCGGCAGGATATCCAGTGACAACACAGTCTATGAAACATCATATCATCAAAAATAACTCTCATTAGTCAATCACTCCCAAGGTCATGACAATTTGTCCAGCACTTCATAGAACTGCCACTTCCAAATCAACTGTTTCATTGGTCTATTAATACACTTCACCATTACACTACTTACCTCATTCATTTTGGTGATGTGCTTCTTCTGATGAGAAAAGAATTGGTGAGAACAGTTTTGGTATCCTCAGAGTGCCTGTGCAggagggaagtggattggatcaggagagcagaacaggaagtgtcgagatcaaaacaagaaatattcAGCAACAGAGAAAACTAAGACTAACAAAATTCGTCAGAATGTATTGTTTTCACTGAGATGTTCTGGTTTTGATGAAGTCTTCGTTGAAAAGGTAGGAAGTTTTTTAAGGCAGGGGAAAGTGAGTCTTATACAGTAGCCtagagcctggtggttagggtatTGGCCTGTGATGTAGAAGACTCAGGTTCAAGTTCCTGCACTGAcagattcagagtgatctgggatTAAAAAACTCTGCTGGGGAGTAGGGACTTGAAACTGGGGTCTCTCCCACCACAGGCCAGTGCCCTACCCATGCACTCTCCCTTGAcgtttgtgaaaatgtttgaaaGGTTTTGCTTTCATGCCAGTGCAGAACAAAAACTAATTTCAACACCTCAGGAAGTTGCGAAACAGCATTGTTCTCTGATCAACTGTAGTTGTGGGTGATAGTACTGTTGAACTGAAATTGAGCGTGTTTGTGTTGGTGAGGAAGAGTGGTAGTGGACTAACACTTGGAGACTGGTATTAgttgtgtgaattctgccttaaCTTATGGTTTCTTTGCTTTTCAGTGTTTGCATTGTTGTGAGGAAACACAGTCAATCTTAACTCTAATTTAACAAACTTTTTTGTGTAGGAATTATTtggtagtcccagatttggaccttagcgtccaaaatatgggggttagcatgaaaacctccaagcttagttaccagcttggacctggtacttgctgccaccacccaaaaaattagagtgttttggggcactctggtccccctgaaaaaccttccctggggaccccaagacccaaatcccttgagtctcacaacaaagggaaataatcctttttcccttcccccctccaggtgctcctggagagatacacagacacaagctctgtgaaactacacagagtgacttcccctctctgtttccagtcctggaaaccaaaagtactttcctattcccccagagggaatgcaaaatcaggctagcaatccaacacacagatctccccttgatttcttcctcccaccaattccctggtgagtacagactcaatttccctgaagtaaagaaaactccaacaggtcttaaaagaaagctttatataaaaagaaagaaaaatacatacaaatagtctctctgtattaagatgatacaatacagggtaaattgcttaaaagaatattgaataaacagccttattcaaaaataatacaaatcaaagcactccagcacttatattcatgcaaataccaaagaaaagaaaccatagaacttactatctgatctctttgtccttacacttagaaacagaagattagaaagtagaactacttctccaaagctcagagaaagcaggcaggcagacaaaagactcagacactcaattccctccacccaaagttgaaaaaatccggtttcctgattggtcctctggtcaggtgcttcaggtggaagagacattaacccttagctatctgtttatgacacgccccccaaattgcagacagtggggaagctcactggcggcgatttccttctagaacttgaaaataaacagattaatacaacacatacacctttacatatactcctaagtatataactaacagacttctacattttaagaacactttttaactactgaattctgggaaactctcacgggagagtgcatcagctactttgttagaagctcctgtgatgtgttgaatttcaaaatcaaaatcttggagagctaaactccaacgaagaagtttcttgttgttccccttggcagtatgaagacactttagtgcagcatggtcagtttgtagttggaaccgccatccccaaacatatgggcgtagcttttccagggcgtacacaatggcatagcattccttttcactgactgaccagtgactttccctctcagacagtttcttgctgagaaacacgacaggatggaagttgtgatctgttgcttcctgcatgagcactgctcctataacacgctcagatgcatccgtggttactaggaatggcttgtcaaagtccggggccctgagcacagggtcagacatgagcatcgccttaagctgggtaaaggccttttgacactcatcagtccacttaactgcatttggctgggtctttttggtcaggtcggtcagtggggcagcgatttggctgtagtgtggtacaaatcgcctgtagtatccggccaagcctaagaaggattggacctgcttcttggaccgtgggacaggccacttttggatagcatccaccttggcctgtagggggtttatggttcctcgacccacctggtgccccaggtaagtcactctgttttggcctatttgacactttttggccttaacagttagtccggcctgcctgatgcgctcaaagaccttttcc includes:
- the LOC127049387 gene encoding LOW QUALITY PROTEIN: C-C chemokine receptor type 6-like (The sequence of the model RefSeq protein was modified relative to this genomic sequence to represent the inferred CDS: substituted 1 base at 1 genomic stop codon), translated to MLEERLVNMGKQRSRSGLSELCSVQEVRNFTKVFLPIAYSIMCVLGLVGNVFVVMTFALHKKPKCMTDIYLFNMAIADILFVLTLPFWAVNYAAQKWIFGDFICKITRGIYAINFNCGMLLLAFISMDRYIAIVQATKSFKLRARMLAYSRLICLVVWVLSILISSSTFIFSQSYSHSINETEQICEHSAFFLCTGSKLFLLGMQLLFGFFIPLLFMVFCSAFIVKSLVKAQNSKRNKAICLLVLIVAVFLVCQVPYNMVLLVTAINMGKLNKLCDSEKQIAFAKYITEVLAFFHCCLNPVLYAFIGVKFRSYFLNMMNDLWCLRNKKYKTKSXRTSFDTYHSRQTSEIMSDNVSSFTM